A section of the Mangifera indica cultivar Alphonso chromosome 12, CATAS_Mindica_2.1, whole genome shotgun sequence genome encodes:
- the LOC123192967 gene encoding calcium permeable stress-gated cation channel 1-like produces MATIGDIGVSAALNILSAFIFLIAFAILRIQPFNDRVYFPKWYLKGLRESPTHGGAIVRKFVNLDIRSYIRFLNWMPDALKMPEPELIEHAGLDSAVYLRIYLVGLKIFVPIALLAWAVLVPVNFTNSTLDAAAELSHVTASDIDKLSISNIPQKSPRFWAHIVMAYVFTFWTCYVLMKEYEKVANMRLQFLAAEKRRPDQFTVLVRNVPPDPDESVSELVEHFFLVNHPDHYLTHQVVINANKLTKLVQKKKRMQNWLDYYQNKFSRNNSKRPVMKTGFLRICGEKVDAIDYYLSEIEKLTTEIAEERKRVVSDPKCIMPAAFVSFKTRWGAAVCAQTQQTRDPTIWLTGWASEPRDVYWENLAIPYVSLSVRRLISGVAFFFLTFFFMIPIAFVQTLASLEGIEQAAPFLKPIVEAGFIKSVIQGFLPGIVLKLFLIFLPTILMIMSKFEGFVSLSSLERRSATRYYLFNFVNVFLGSIITGSAFEQLNSFIKQSANEIPKTIGVAIPMKATFFITYIMVDGWAGIAGEILMLKPLIIYHLKNFFLVKTEKDREEAMDPGSLGFNTGEPQIQFYFLLGLVYATVTPLLLPFIIVFFALAYTVFRHQIINVYNQEYESGAAFWPDVHKRVIAALVISQLLLLGLLSTKQAAQSGPFLIALPVLTIWFHRFCTGRYESAFVKFPLQEAMMKDTLERAREPNINLKGYLKNAYIHPVFKTDDDDEDENDMLFWNGEKENVLVLTKRLSRRNTPVPSKISGASSPSSSLPDSVCEN; encoded by the exons ATGGCGACGATCGGAGATATAGGGGTTTCAGCAGCACTTAATATTCTTAGTGCCTTCATTTTCTTAATAGCATTTGCAATATTAAGAATTCAACCGTTCAATGATAGGGTATACTTTCCCAAATGGTACCTTAAAGGTTTAAGAGAAAGTCCAACCCACGGGGGCGCAATTGTGCGGAAGTTTGTGAATTTGGATATTAGATCATATATAAGGTTCTTGAATTGGATGCCGGATGCATTGAAGATGCCTGAACCTGAGCTCATTGAGCATGCTGGATTGGATTCAGCTGTCTACTTGAGGATTTACTTGGTGGGACTTAAGATATTTGTTCCTATTGCATTGCTTGCTTGGGCTGTTTTGGTGCCAGTCAATTTTACAAACAGCACATTAGATGCAGCAGCTGAGCTATCACATGTGACTGCAAGCGATATTGATAAGCTTTCAATATCAAATATCCCGCAAAAATCACCCAG GTTTTGGGCTCATATTGTGATGGCTTATGTCTTTACCTTTTGGACATGCTATGTGTTGATGAAGGAGTATGAAAAAGTTGCTAACATGCGGTTGCAGTTTCTTGCAGCAGAAAAACGTCGACCCGATCAATTTACA GTCCTTGTTAGGAATGTTCCCCCAGACCCAGACGAATCTGTTAGTGAGCTTGTGGAGCATTTCTTTTTGGTGAATCACCCAGATCACTACCTAACACATCAG GTGGTAATCAATGCAAACAAACTTACCAAATTGGtgcagaagaagaaaaggatgCAGAATTGGCTTGACTActaccaaaataaattttctagaAATAATTCAAAGAGGCCGGTTATGAAG ACTGGTTTTCTCAGAATTTGTGGAGAAAAAGTGGATGCAATTGATTATTACTTatctgaaattgaaaaattgacaACTGAA ATAgctgaagagagaaaaagggTTGTTAGTGATCCCAAGTGTATAATGCCAGCAGCATTTGTTTCCTTTAAAACTAGATGGGGTGCTGCTGTGTGTGCACAAACTCAACAAACCCGAGATCCAACTATATGGTTGACAGGGTGGGCCTCTGAACCGCGTGATGTCTATTGGGAAAACCTGGCAATTCCATATGTTTCACTCAGTGTTAGAAGGCTGATTAGTGGTGTTGCATTCTTTTTCCTCACCTTCTTTTTCATGATCCCCATTGCATTTGTACAAACTCTTGCAAGCCTTGAGGGAATTGAACAAGCAGCACCATTTCTGAAACCCATAGTTGAAGC CGGATTTATTAAATCAGTCATCCAAGGTTTTCTTCCTGGTATCGTATTGAAGCTTTTTCTCATCTTTCTGCCAACGATACTGATGATTATGTCTAAATTTGAAGGCTTTGTTTCTCTATCTTCTCTAGAAAGAAGATCAGCTACTAGATATTATCTTTTCAATTTTGTGAATGTTTTCCTTGGGAGCATAATAACCGGATCTGCATTTGAGCAGCTGAATTCTTTTATAAAGCAGTCAGCAAACGA AATTCCCAAGACAATTGGAGTTGCTATCCCAATGAAAGCAACTTTCTTCATAACTTATATAATGGTTGATGGATGGGCTGGTATAGCTGGCGAGATTTTAATGTTGAAACCACTGATAATCTACCATTTGAAGAATTTCTTCTTGGTGAAGACTGAAAAGGATCGAGAGGAGGCAATGGATCCAGGAAGTCTTGGCTTCAATACTGGAGAACCTCAGATACAGTTTTATTTTCTACTAGGCCTTGTCTATGCCACAGTGACTCCTCTTTTGCTCCCTTTCATAATTGTGTTCTTTGCACTGGCCTATACTGTTTTCCGTCATCAG ATCATAAATGTTTACAACCAAGAGTATGAGAGCGGTGCAGCGTTCTGGCCTGATGTCCATAAACGAGTCATAGCTGCATTGGTTATATCACAGTTGCTTCTTCTGGGATTGTTGAGTACAAAGCAAGCTGCTCAATCAGGACCATTTCTCATTGCTCTTCCTGTACTTACGATATGGTTTCATAGGTTCTGCACAGGCCGTTATGAATCTGCATTTGTTAAATTTCCATTACAG GAAGCAATGATGAAAGACACTTTAGAACGGGCACGGGAACCGAACATTAACTTGAAAGGTTATCTTAAAAATGCATACATCCATCCTGTCTTCAAAACTGACGacgatgatgaagatgaaaatgatatgcTCTTTTGGAACGGGGAAAAGGAAAACGTGTTAGTCCTTACAAAACGTCTATCTCGAAGAAACACACCAGTGCCCAGCAAAATTAGTGGTGCATCCTCACCATCTTCCTCTTTGCCTGACAGTGTATGTGAAAACTAA
- the LOC123192687 gene encoding probable WRKY transcription factor 31, with the protein MDNKGWALTLDSDPVTNFFTNINKNKSSSSVAGGGSFSSVRMFQLGGRAPPSPQSDNDNRVAIDEVDFFNENKNLVVEDDRDDNDKDNKQVVCVGVKKEKSNEDVDRFRTGFDVNTGLHLLTANTGSDQSTVDDGASSDTEDKRSKTELAQLQGELQHMNAENQRLKDMLSQVTKDYNALRMHLVALMQQQNQRAANSPKHQAIEEDKRHEVMVPRQFLDLGPSGTAETNEPFSNSSSEERTPSNIEVASKTNGKGEMVSFDQEHSKIIDREESPEAEAQGWGPNKIQKLNSSSSTEATMRKARVSVRARSEAPMITDGCQWRKYGQKMAKGNPCPRAYYRCTMAVGCPVRKQVQRCAEDRTVLITTYEGNHNHPLPPAAVAMASTTTAAADMLLSGSMSSADGIMNPNLLARAILPCSSSMATISASAPFPTVTLDLTHSLNPAQFQRPPGQSQSFGSVSAPQLPQVFGQGLYNQSKFSGLQLSSQELGPPTLPQQSSSQADTVTATTAAITANPNFTAAVAAAITSIIGRGQYPYSNSNSNSNNPNNNNNSTSNSNKMGSFSGN; encoded by the exons ATGGACAACAAAGGATGGGCTCTTACTCTTGATTCTGATCCTGTCACTAATTTCTTCACTAACATTAACAAGAACAAGAGCTCTTCATCAGTGGCTGGTGGTGGTTCTTTCTCGTCGGTGAGGATGTTTCAGTTAGGTGGTCGCGCTCCTCCGTCCCCGCAGTCTGATAATGATAACCGGGTGGCAATCGATGAGGTTGACTTCTTTAATGAAAATAAGAACCTGGTCGTTGAAGATGATCGTGATGATAATGATAAGGATAATAAACAGGTCGTTTGTGTTGGTGTCAAGAAGGAGAAATCCAACGAGGACGTAGATCGTTTCAGGACTGGTTTCGATGTAAAT ACTGGGTTGCATCTTCTGACTGCTAACACGGGAAGTGATCAATCGACGGTCGATGACGGGGCTTCATCTGATACGGAAGATAAACGATCTAAAACTGAG TTGGCACAATTGCAAGGAGAGCTACAGCATATGAATGCAGAAAACCAGAGGCTGAAAGACATGCTTAGTCAAGTTACAAAGGATTACAATGCCCTGCGGATGCATCTTGTTGCACTAatgcaacaacaaaatcaaagagCAGCAAACAGTCCAAAACATCAGGCAATTGAAGAAGATAAAAGGCATGAAGTGATGGTTCCGAGGCAGTTTCTGGATCTGGGTCCTTCTGGGACAGCTGAGACAAACGAGCCCTTTTCTAATTCTTCATCAGAAGAAAGGACTCCAAGCAATATCGAGGTGGCATCTAAAACCAATGGAAAAGGTGAGATGGTTTCATTTGATCAAGAACATTCCAAAATAATCGATAGAGAAGAAAGCCCAGAAGCTGAAGCTCAAGGTTGGGGTCCTAACAAAATTCAGAAATTAAACTCTTCATCCTCCACTGAAGCCACCATGAGAAAAGCCCGTGTCTCAGTCCGTGCTCGCTCAGAAGCTCCCATG ATCACTGATGGATGCCAATGGCGAAAATACGGACAAAAAATGGCTAAAGGAAACCCATGTCCTCGAGCTTATTATCGTTGCACCATGGCAGTCGGCTGCCCAGTTCGTAAACAA GTGCAACGTTGCGCAGAAGATAGGACGGTCTTGATAACAACTTATGAGGGGAATCATAATCATCCTTTGCCTCCAGCTGCAGTGGCTATGGCATCAACCACAACGGCAGCTGCCGACATGTTACTTTCAGGTTCAATGTCAAGTGCAGATGGGATAATGAATCCTAATTTGTTAGCCAGGGCTATTCTTCCATGTTCATCAAGCATGGCAACGATTTCAGCCTCGGCTCCATTTCCAACAGTGACACTAGACTTGACACACTCGCTAAATCCTGCACAATTCCAAAGACCTCCAGGGCAGTCACAAAGCTTCGGCTCAGTTTCAGCCCCTCAGTTGCCTCAGGTTTTCGGTCAAGGACTTTACAACCAATCAAAATTCTCAGGTCTTCAGTTATCATCTCAAGAATTGGGGCCCCCAACATTGCCCCAACAGTCCTCCTCACAGGCTGACACTGTGACCGCCACAACCGCCGCTATCACAGCCAATCCCAACTTCACGGCAGCTGTTGCAGCCGCGATCACCTCCATAATAGGCCGTGGTCAATATCCATATAGTAATAGTAACAGCAACAGCAACAACCCCAACAATAACAACAATTCCACAAGCAACAGCAATAAAATGGGAAGCTTCTCAGGAAATTAA
- the LOC123192968 gene encoding cytochrome b561 and DOMON domain-containing protein At3g25290-like produces MGWGTLLPIGVIISRYFRKFPLKSDEWLPLHVLCQTSGYIVGTIGWGIGLWLGNSSKHYNTPKTHRILGILVFTFATVQMLTTTILLQARREDEWRRCWEIYHHVLGYAVIGLSAAEIFQGIMHQSHAGKWRLAYVGILAVLVFVAFALEIVRWIIKSRIQQHLPFDNNLYNHT; encoded by the exons ATGGGATGGGGAACTCTTTTGCCCATTGGGGTTATAATTTCCAGATACTTCAGAAAATTTCCATTGAAGTCTGATGAATGGCTCCCTCTCCATGTACTATGCCAGACTTCAGGCTACATTGTTGGCACCATTGGATGGGGCATTGGTTTATGGCTTGGAAACTCCTCCAAACATTACAACACCCCCAAAACCCATCGAATTCTCGGTATCCTTGTATTTACATTTGCCACTGTACAA ATGTTGACAACGACGATACTGCTGCAAGCAAGGAGAGAAGATGAATGGAGGAGGTGCTGGGAGATTTACCATCATGTGCTGGGATATGCAGTGATAGGCTTAAGTGCAGCAGAAATATTTCAGGGGATTATGCATCAGAGTCATGCTGGAAAATGGAGACTGGCTTATGTCGGAATTCTTGCAGTGTTAGTTTTCGTTGCGTTTGCATTGGAGATTGTTAGATGGATCATCAAGTCTAGAATTCAACAGCATTTGCCTTTTGATAACAACTTGTACAATCACACTTGA
- the LOC123193243 gene encoding peroxisomal membrane protein PMP22-like yields MGSIAKNGLRQYLIQLQQHPLRTKAITAGVLSAISDIIAQKLTGIQKLQLRRLLLKVVFGFAYLGPSGHFLYLVLDKIFKGKKDTKTVAKKVVLEQLTSSPLNNLLFMIYYGVVIDGRPWPLVKNKVRKEYPKVQYTAWTFWPVVGWINHQYVPLQFRVIFHSAVAMCWGIFLNLRARSMALPKAK; encoded by the exons ATGGGTTCGATTGCAAAGAATGGATTAAGACAGTACTTGATACAGCTCCAGCAACATCCTTTGAGAACAAAG GCAATAACTGCTGGAGTGTTGTCAGCAATTAGTGACATTATAGCTCAGAAACTCACTGGCATACAGAAACTTCAATTGAGAAGGCTACTTCTGAAAGTG GTTTTTGGATTTGCATATCTTGGACCATCTGGACATTTTTTGTATCTAGTGttggataaaatattcaaaggGAAGAAAGATACGAAAACGGTTGCCAAGAAG gtTGTATTGGAACAACTGACATCTTCTCCTTTGAACAATCTGCTTTTCATGATTTACTATGGGGTTGTTATTGACG GAAGACCATGGCCACTTGTTAAAAACAAAGTCAGGAAGGAGTACCCAAAAGTTCAATATACAGCATGGACG TTTTGGCCAGTCGTGGGTTGGATAAATCATCAGTATGTGCCTCTGCAGTTCCGTGTCATTTTCCATAGCGCTGTTGCTATGTGCTG GGGGATATTTCTGAATCTCCGAGCAAGGTCAATGGCATTGCCAAAAGCTAAATGA
- the LOC123193242 gene encoding B-cell receptor-associated protein 31-like — MQQLLFTVIFSEMALILVLSFKTPLRKLVIMILDRAKRDRGPVVIKTVAGTVCVLLISSVYSMVKIQKRWIDEEGSVNPTDQVLMVKHLLEATLMGASLFLAFMIDRLHHYIRELRIRRKSMDAVKKQSQDFENGKAAGSEEKKALQEEMTALKAKFERLESELETKTEEVNAAETNAVALRKQSEGFLLEYDRLLKENQSLRSQLQSLDLELSHSGSKKNT; from the exons ATGCAACAGCTCTTGTTCACTGTGATATTTTCCGAGATGGCATTGATATTGGTGTTATCATTCAAAACCCCCTTGAGGAAGCTCGTGATCATGATTCTTGATCGTGCGAAGCGCGACCGTGGGCCTGTGGTGATCAAAACGGTGGCGGGAACGGTCTGTGTGTTGTTGATTTCGAGTGTATATAGCATGGTGAAGATCCAGAAGCGTTGGATCGATGAGGAGGGTTCGGTCAACCCAACGGACCAGGTCCTCATGGTCAAGCATCTTCTCGAAGCCACTCTAATGg GAGCTTCTCTGTTCCTTGCCTTCATGATAGACAGACTACACCACTATATAAGAGAACTTCGCATTCGAAGGAAAAGCATGGATGCTGTAAAGAAACAAAGTCAAGATTTTGAGAATGGGAAAGCTGCTGGTTCAGAGGAAAAAAAGGCATTGCAGGAAGAGATGACAGCTCTGAAGGCCAAATTTGAGCGGCTGGAATCTGAACTTGAGACAAAGACAGAGGAGGTAAATGCTGCTGAAACCAATGCAGTTGCTTTAAGGAAACAATCTGAAGGTTTCCTTCTTGAATACGATCGTTTGCTCAAGGAAAACCAAAGCCTAAGAAGTCAGTTGCAATCATTGGACCTAGAATTGTCGCATTCAGGTAGCAAGAAGAATACCTAA
- the LOC123230303 gene encoding glycine-rich protein 23-like, translating into MTAVNRVLVLLLLGGVVCSIDARKLAASKVGGVNEQKTFFNMPGYWFGGGGGALGGASGIGSYGGGGGFGGGGGGGLGGGTGFGGGAGGGFGSGVGGLGGGGGFGGGGAGSLLGGGGGAGGGFGGGSP; encoded by the coding sequence ATGACCGCAGTGAATAGAGTTCTTGTTTTGCTGCTTCTTGGTGGAGTTGTTTGCAGCATTGATGCTAGGAAGCTAGCTGCGAGCAAAGTGGGTGGTGTTAATGAGCAGAAAACGTTCTTCAACATGCCTGGTTATTGGTTTGGAGGCGGAGGAGGTGCTTTAGGTGGTGCATCAGGAATTGGAAGCTATGGCGGAGGAGGAGGTTTTGGAGGTGGTGGAGGGGGTGGCTTAGGTGGTGGTACTGGTTTTGGAGGAGGAGCCGGAGGTGGGTTTGGATCTGGAGTAGGAGGgcttggtggtggtggtgggttTGGTGGAGGAGGCGCTGGCAGTCTCTTGGGTGGAGGTGGTGGTGCCGGTGGAGGTTTCGGAGGTGGATCACCTTGA